In one Agathobacter rectalis ATCC 33656 genomic region, the following are encoded:
- a CDS encoding ATP synthase delta/epsilon chain alpha-helix domain-containing protein has protein sequence MYTKTIDRAQAAKERAEQRLSNHTAEIDVKRAEFALRKALIRIDVAHHM, from the coding sequence GTGTATACAAAAACCATAGACCGCGCACAGGCCGCAAAGGAGCGGGCAGAGCAGCGCCTTTCAAATCACACAGCAGAGATTGATGTGAAGAGAGCAGAGTTTGCACTCAGGAAGGCACTTATCAGAATAGATGTGGCACATCATATGTAA